Proteins found in one Nitrospiria bacterium genomic segment:
- a CDS encoding NAD-dependent epimerase/dehydratase family protein produces the protein MKVLVTGGAGFIGSHLVDRLIQEGHDVVVVDNLSTGKKKNINRDAHFYKADILNPRIEKIFKKEKPDLISHHAAQMDVRRSVADPIFDAHVNVLGLLNVLENAVRHGTKKVIFASSGGAVYGEQQVFPAPETHPLHPVSPYGISKLAGEHYLYYYQQVAGLNYVALRYANVYGPRQDPFGEAGVVAIFSQKTLMNDQPIINGNGKQTRDYIFVEDVVEAHMAVIENSIKGIFNVGTGKETSVNQLFRHLVDISGAKVKEVYGPEKRGEQTRSVLDYTKLKKATDWEPKVELYDGLKMTVDYFRTALQLTT, from the coding sequence ATGAAGGTGTTGGTGACCGGAGGAGCGGGATTCATCGGATCGCATCTTGTGGACCGGCTGATCCAGGAGGGGCACGACGTGGTGGTGGTGGATAATCTTTCCACCGGAAAAAAGAAGAATATCAACCGCGATGCCCATTTCTACAAGGCCGATATTCTCAACCCGAGGATCGAAAAGATCTTCAAGAAGGAAAAACCGGATTTGATCAGTCACCACGCGGCCCAGATGGACGTGCGCCGGTCCGTGGCCGACCCGATCTTTGACGCCCATGTGAACGTTTTGGGTCTTCTCAATGTCCTGGAGAACGCCGTTCGGCACGGGACGAAGAAGGTGATTTTCGCCTCTTCCGGCGGCGCGGTGTACGGCGAACAGCAGGTGTTCCCGGCCCCCGAAACGCATCCGCTGCACCCCGTATCTCCATACGGGATCAGCAAGTTGGCCGGCGAACACTACCTTTACTACTACCAGCAGGTGGCCGGCCTGAATTATGTCGCCTTGCGCTACGCCAATGTCTACGGCCCGCGTCAAGATCCCTTCGGGGAAGCCGGCGTGGTGGCCATCTTCAGTCAGAAGACCTTGATGAACGACCAGCCCATCATCAACGGCAACGGAAAACAGACGAGGGACTACATCTTTGTGGAGGACGTGGTCGAGGCCCACATGGCCGTGATCGAAAACAGCATCAAGGGGATTTTTAATGTCGGCACCGGCAAAGAGACTTCGGTCAACCAGCTCTTCCGTCACTTGGTCGATATTTCAGGGGCGAAGGTCAAGGAAGTCTACGGCCCGGAGAAACGGGGCGAGCAAACCCGAAGCGTCCTGGACTATACCAAGCTCAAGAAGGCGACCGATTGGGAACCCAAGGTCGAACTCTATGACGGACTGAAGATGACGGTGGATTATTTCCGGACGGCCCTCCAATTGACAACCTAA
- the xseB gene encoding exodeoxyribonuclease VII small subunit, whose product MAQFKFEDALARLETIVGQLEKGDLPLEDSLKIFEEGVRLSKNCLKLLEEAERKVEILLQDKDGRKRPRPFEMEKEDREGVHEDIPDAEDQD is encoded by the coding sequence ATGGCCCAATTCAAATTTGAGGATGCGCTGGCCCGACTTGAAACCATCGTTGGACAGCTCGAAAAGGGCGATCTTCCCCTTGAAGATTCGCTGAAGATCTTCGAGGAGGGGGTCCGGCTTTCCAAAAATTGTTTGAAGTTGCTTGAAGAGGCGGAACGCAAGGTGGAGATCCTGTTGCAGGATAAGGACGGCCGGAAACGCCCCAGGCCCTTTGAAATGGAAAAGGAAGACCGGGAAGGGGTCCACGAAGACATCCCCGATGCTGAAGACCAGGATTGA
- a CDS encoding helix-turn-helix transcriptional regulator, translating to MEKRSLIRIPLTSRGKAATLLSAESGVIYTANISRQGLCFYSKTSLPLDAEVILELELSRPSEAVAIEHFHGRVLWKREWDGLTAHGIHLSTPLSRFKNPRAFDLTSDREFPETADEPKSADSVHGTDRLTKREHEITRLIAQGSNNRQISARLSISIKTVETHRANIYSKLKVHNAVQLLRMLEKSGTWVVNRDQAPRRSANHST from the coding sequence ATGGAGAAACGGTCGCTGATACGCATTCCGTTGACCAGCCGGGGAAAAGCCGCGACGCTTTTGTCGGCCGAAAGCGGGGTCATCTACACGGCGAACATCAGCCGCCAAGGCCTCTGCTTCTATTCGAAGACCTCCCTTCCGCTGGACGCGGAGGTCATCCTCGAACTTGAACTGAGCCGTCCCTCCGAAGCGGTCGCGATCGAGCATTTTCATGGACGGGTGCTCTGGAAGCGGGAATGGGATGGATTGACGGCGCACGGAATCCATCTTTCAACCCCTTTAAGCCGCTTTAAGAACCCCCGCGCCTTCGATTTGACGAGCGACCGGGAATTTCCGGAGACCGCGGACGAGCCAAAGAGCGCCGACTCGGTCCACGGAACGGATCGGCTGACAAAACGGGAGCATGAGATCACCCGCCTGATCGCACAGGGGTCCAACAATCGCCAGATCTCCGCGCGCCTTTCGATCAGCATCAAAACGGTCGAAACCCACCGGGCCAACATTTACTCCAAGCTCAAGGTCCACAACGCCGTGCAGCTACTGCGAATGTTGGAAAAAAGCGGGACCTGGGTGGTGAACCGGGATCAAGCCCCCCGCCGGTCCGCGAATCATTCAACCTAG
- the dxs gene encoding 1-deoxy-D-xylulose-5-phosphate synthase: MRLLDRINSPSDLKKLPRTDLPALAQEIREEIIRVTSINGGHLATNLGIVELTLALHAVFDAPRDKIVWDTGNQVYAHKLITGRREQFDTIRRFGGLSGFTRREESPYDSFNAGHAGTSISAALGMVEARDHLGQNHKVIAVIGDGAMTAGMVYEGLNQAGASKKDFIVILNDNEMSISKNVGAISAYLSRIITGQFYTKVKEEAKHLLKTIPRIGPPMIKAAHKVEESAKGFIGPGLLFEELGFQYIGPIDGNRFEHLFPTLENISRLKGPILVHVITKKGKGYEPAERNPVTLHAASPFQVQTGQARKTPRFPTYTQVFASTLGRLAKRDKQIMAITAAMPEGTGLSRFAQEFPDRCYDVGIAEPHAVTFAAGLAAAGLRPVVAIYSTFMQRAYDQILHDVCIQNLPVVLCLDRAGLVGEDGHTHHGIFDIGFLRIIPNLVIMAPKDENELQHMVYTATKHEGPVAIRYPRGEGLGVGMDARLMRLPIGKAELLKNGNDVAILALGHGVYPSLEAARELEKEGISAALANVRFVKPLDRELISQLARRTRRLVTVEEHVLQGGFGSAVLEVLEEEGLSGVEVKRIGLPDHFIQHGAVRTLRERFGFTAETLLRDIQFFVQAGLSPLRLPEAQRQAGHPNVEVPRRVG; the protein is encoded by the coding sequence ATGCGTTTGTTGGACAGGATCAACAGCCCGTCGGATCTGAAAAAACTTCCCCGGACGGACCTCCCGGCGCTGGCGCAGGAAATACGGGAAGAAATCATCCGGGTCACCTCGATCAACGGAGGCCACCTCGCGACCAATCTGGGCATTGTCGAGCTGACGCTGGCGTTGCACGCCGTCTTCGACGCGCCGCGGGACAAGATCGTCTGGGATACCGGCAATCAGGTTTATGCGCACAAATTGATCACCGGCCGGCGGGAGCAGTTTGACACGATCCGACGATTCGGGGGGCTCAGCGGGTTCACCCGTCGCGAAGAAAGCCCGTACGACTCTTTCAATGCCGGCCACGCCGGGACCTCGATTTCGGCTGCGCTGGGCATGGTGGAGGCGCGCGATCATCTCGGACAGAATCACAAGGTGATCGCCGTGATCGGGGACGGCGCGATGACGGCCGGAATGGTTTACGAAGGGCTCAACCAGGCCGGGGCCTCCAAAAAGGATTTCATCGTCATCCTCAATGACAACGAGATGTCGATCTCGAAGAATGTCGGGGCGATCTCGGCCTACCTATCCCGAATCATCACGGGCCAGTTCTATACCAAGGTGAAGGAGGAGGCCAAGCACCTTTTGAAAACAATCCCCCGAATCGGGCCGCCCATGATCAAGGCCGCGCACAAGGTGGAGGAATCGGCCAAAGGGTTCATCGGGCCGGGTCTTCTGTTTGAGGAACTGGGATTTCAATACATCGGTCCGATCGACGGAAACCGCTTCGAGCATCTCTTCCCGACCCTGGAGAATATCAGCCGCTTGAAGGGCCCGATCCTGGTTCATGTCATCACGAAAAAAGGCAAAGGATACGAGCCGGCCGAACGGAATCCGGTCACGCTCCATGCGGCCTCGCCTTTTCAAGTCCAGACAGGGCAGGCCCGCAAGACCCCCCGTTTTCCGACGTACACGCAGGTCTTCGCCTCGACATTGGGCCGGCTGGCCAAGCGGGATAAACAGATCATGGCGATCACGGCCGCGATGCCGGAGGGCACGGGACTTTCCCGGTTCGCCCAGGAATTTCCGGATCGTTGCTATGACGTCGGGATCGCCGAGCCCCACGCCGTCACCTTTGCGGCCGGGCTGGCGGCCGCGGGTCTCCGCCCGGTGGTCGCGATCTATTCCACGTTCATGCAACGGGCCTACGATCAGATCCTTCATGATGTCTGCATTCAGAACCTCCCGGTCGTGCTTTGTCTGGACCGCGCCGGTCTCGTCGGAGAAGACGGCCACACGCACCACGGGATCTTTGATATCGGATTCCTTCGCATCATTCCCAACCTCGTGATCATGGCCCCGAAGGATGAGAACGAGCTGCAGCACATGGTCTACACCGCGACCAAACACGAGGGACCGGTGGCAATCCGTTATCCGCGCGGGGAAGGTCTCGGGGTGGGAATGGATGCGCGGTTGATGCGGCTTCCCATCGGTAAGGCCGAGTTGCTGAAAAACGGGAACGATGTGGCGATTCTGGCCTTGGGTCACGGGGTCTACCCTTCGCTGGAGGCGGCCCGCGAGCTCGAAAAAGAGGGGATTTCGGCGGCCCTGGCGAATGTCCGTTTTGTCAAACCCCTCGATCGCGAATTGATATCGCAGCTGGCCCGGAGGACGCGGCGCCTGGTGACCGTGGAAGAGCATGTTTTGCAGGGCGGTTTCGGCTCGGCCGTATTGGAAGTCCTGGAAGAGGAAGGCCTGTCTGGTGTGGAGGTGAAACGGATCGGCCTGCCAGACCATTTTATCCAGCACGGCGCGGTCCGAACGTTGCGCGAGCGCTTCGGTTTCACGGCCGAAACGCTTCTTCGCGACATCCAATTCTTTGTCCAGGCCGGCCTCTCCCCCCTCCGTCTGCCGGAGGCGCAGAGACAGGCGGGCCATCCAAACGTGGAAGTGCCGCGGCGGGTGGGTTGA
- a CDS encoding GDP-mannose 4,6-dehydratase has translation MKTVLVTGGAGFIGSHVVERLLSERNRVVCLDNFDPFYDPAVKRGNLRWALEQSNFRLVEGDIRDEPTLARLFREERIESVFHAAARAGVRPSIQDPVLYHDVNVHGTTRLLEAARSAPVQNFVFASSSSVYGVSNRVPFSEEDPADFPISPYAATKRAGELLCYTYHHLYGIPVTCLRFFTVYGPRQRPEMAIHKFTRLVDEGLPVPVFGDGTSRRDYTYISDAVEGVLRALTQPRPYEILNIGESRTTELRDLVAKIEQALNKKGQIRAMPSQAGDVPLTFADVGKAKRLLGYEPRTSIEDGLRKFVEWYRKNKNFNKENP, from the coding sequence ATGAAGACCGTTTTGGTCACCGGCGGCGCGGGGTTTATCGGATCCCATGTGGTGGAACGTCTGCTGTCGGAGCGGAACCGGGTCGTTTGTCTGGATAACTTCGATCCGTTTTACGATCCCGCTGTCAAACGGGGGAACCTTCGATGGGCCCTCGAACAGTCGAACTTTCGGCTGGTCGAGGGCGATATCCGGGACGAGCCGACCCTGGCCCGATTGTTCCGGGAAGAGCGCATCGAGTCCGTCTTTCACGCGGCGGCCCGGGCGGGGGTGCGTCCTTCGATTCAGGATCCGGTTTTGTATCATGATGTGAACGTCCACGGAACCACACGGCTTCTGGAAGCGGCCCGGTCGGCCCCGGTCCAAAACTTCGTGTTTGCGTCTTCCTCCTCGGTGTACGGCGTTTCCAACCGCGTTCCCTTCTCGGAAGAAGATCCGGCCGACTTTCCGATCTCGCCCTACGCCGCCACCAAGCGGGCCGGAGAATTGCTGTGTTACACCTATCACCATTTGTACGGAATCCCGGTGACCTGTTTGCGCTTCTTCACCGTCTACGGTCCTCGTCAGCGCCCCGAAATGGCCATCCATAAATTCACGCGGCTGGTGGACGAGGGACTCCCGGTTCCCGTATTCGGCGACGGGACTTCGCGCCGCGATTACACCTATATCTCGGATGCCGTCGAGGGAGTCCTCCGGGCGCTGACGCAACCCCGGCCGTATGAAATCCTGAACATCGGGGAATCCCGGACCACCGAACTGCGGGACCTGGTGGCGAAGATCGAGCAGGCCTTGAACAAGAAGGGGCAAATTCGGGCGATGCCGTCCCAGGCCGGGGATGTGCCGCTGACCTTCGCGGATGTCGGGAAGGCCAAACGGCTTCTCGGATACGAGCCCCGGACGTCCATCGAGGACGGTCTGAGAAAATTTGTGGAATGGTATCGGAAAAATAAAAATTTCAACAAGGAGAATCCATGA
- the rny gene encoding ribonuclease Y — MTIIITWIIAVIAAAGGGAAGVAVGLYLRREGISRKLREAEEGAARVLRNAEQEAENKRREAQIESKSRILQERTEFEKEIRERRSELTALDRRLSQREEHLDKRATQLDRREGDLNRIDRDQVAREKVIRDKEKTLEDGLREQRQQLERLSGVTAEEAKKQLIHAMEEEARYDAAKMMKRITEETREKAERESKEIMVTAMQRLSRDYIAEATISVVNLPNEGMKGRIIGREGRNIRALESATGIDLIIDDTPDAVIVSGFDPYRREIAKIALERLMSDGRIHPARIEEMVEKVKKELDKLMKEEAEKIIFDLGLQDFHPEIVKTLGRLKYRTSYGQNNLAHAREAAFIAGIMASELGMDVKLSKRAALLHDIGKAVSHEEEGSHAALGADLVKRYGESPKVVNAVAAHHGEIEATCIESVLVMGAEGLSAARPGARRESVESYVKRLEKLEQLATSFKGVEKAYAIQAGREIRIIVKQDEVSDAESAMISREIAKKVEQELTYPGQIKVTVIRENRYIEYAR; from the coding sequence GTGACGATTATTATTACCTGGATCATTGCAGTCATCGCAGCCGCCGGGGGCGGCGCCGCCGGGGTGGCGGTCGGGTTGTATCTTCGTCGAGAGGGGATCTCCCGAAAATTACGCGAGGCCGAGGAAGGGGCCGCCCGGGTCCTCCGCAACGCCGAGCAGGAAGCGGAGAACAAGCGGCGGGAGGCCCAGATTGAAAGCAAGAGCCGCATCCTGCAGGAGCGAACCGAGTTTGAGAAGGAAATTCGGGAGCGCCGATCGGAACTGACCGCGCTGGATCGTCGGTTGAGCCAGCGGGAAGAACATCTGGACAAACGGGCCACCCAGCTGGACCGTCGCGAGGGCGACCTGAACCGGATCGACCGGGACCAGGTGGCGCGCGAGAAAGTAATTCGCGACAAAGAAAAGACCCTGGAAGACGGGCTCCGCGAGCAACGGCAGCAGTTGGAGCGCTTGTCGGGCGTCACGGCGGAGGAGGCCAAGAAGCAGTTGATCCACGCCATGGAGGAAGAGGCGAGGTACGACGCGGCGAAGATGATGAAGCGGATCACGGAAGAAACCCGCGAGAAGGCCGAACGCGAATCGAAAGAGATCATGGTCACCGCGATGCAGCGTCTTTCACGGGATTATATCGCGGAGGCGACCATCTCGGTCGTGAATCTGCCCAATGAAGGGATGAAAGGCCGTATCATCGGCCGCGAGGGTCGGAACATCCGGGCCCTGGAAAGCGCCACGGGCATCGACCTGATCATCGACGACACGCCGGACGCCGTCATCGTCTCCGGGTTCGATCCCTACCGTCGGGAGATCGCCAAGATCGCCCTGGAGCGTCTCATGTCGGACGGGAGGATTCACCCGGCCCGCATCGAGGAGATGGTGGAGAAGGTCAAGAAGGAGCTGGACAAGCTGATGAAGGAAGAGGCCGAGAAGATCATTTTCGACCTCGGACTTCAGGACTTCCATCCCGAAATCGTGAAGACGCTGGGCCGCCTGAAGTACCGGACCAGTTACGGACAGAATAATCTGGCCCACGCGCGGGAAGCGGCTTTCATCGCCGGGATCATGGCCTCGGAGCTGGGCATGGATGTCAAGCTGAGCAAACGGGCGGCGCTCCTCCATGACATCGGCAAGGCCGTCAGTCATGAGGAAGAAGGCTCTCATGCGGCCTTGGGCGCCGACCTCGTGAAGCGTTACGGCGAGTCGCCGAAGGTGGTGAACGCGGTCGCCGCGCACCACGGGGAAATCGAGGCCACCTGTATCGAGTCGGTTCTGGTGATGGGTGCCGAGGGACTTTCGGCGGCGCGGCCGGGGGCGCGGAGGGAATCCGTCGAATCCTACGTGAAGCGCCTGGAAAAACTGGAACAGCTGGCCACCTCCTTCAAGGGCGTGGAAAAGGCCTATGCGATTCAGGCAGGCCGCGAGATCCGGATTATCGTCAAGCAGGACGAAGTGTCGGACGCCGAATCGGCCATGATCTCGAGGGAGATCGCCAAGAAGGTGGAACAGGAATTAACCTATCCCGGCCAGATTAAGGTGACCGTGATCCGCGAGAACCGGTACATCGAGTACGCCCGGTAA
- a CDS encoding farnesyl diphosphate synthase translates to MLKTRIERELKQYLEDRRARIDRTLEVYLPTAMTVPERLHEAMRYSLFAGGKRIRPILAIAAFEAVSGEGRPPDTIDSILPVVASIELVHTYSLVHDDLPAMDDDDYRRGRLTSHKKFGEAAAILSGDALLSAAFALLSDRDLNRTIPPDILLSVIQELGLAAGSLGMVGGQFVDMESEGLIGSQTVSEETLRYVHSHKTGALIRAAVRIGALLGRAGTEALSSVTAYGEKAGLAFQVADDILDLEGTEKETGKRVRKDDAHRKLTYPTVVGLEASKRFADRLIREADEALASFGPEADPLRAIARFIVERKS, encoded by the coding sequence ATGCTGAAGACCAGGATTGAACGGGAACTGAAGCAATATCTGGAAGACCGGAGGGCCCGGATCGACCGGACGCTGGAGGTTTACCTCCCGACCGCGATGACCGTTCCGGAGCGGCTTCACGAGGCAATGCGCTACAGCCTTTTCGCCGGGGGGAAACGGATCCGGCCGATTCTCGCGATCGCGGCCTTCGAAGCGGTCTCGGGAGAAGGGCGGCCCCCCGATACAATAGACTCGATACTGCCGGTCGTGGCCTCCATCGAGTTGGTCCACACCTATTCCCTGGTTCATGACGATCTTCCGGCGATGGACGACGACGACTATCGTCGCGGTCGGCTCACCAGCCACAAAAAGTTCGGCGAGGCGGCCGCCATCCTGTCGGGCGACGCGCTTCTGAGCGCGGCCTTTGCCCTTCTCTCGGATCGAGACTTGAATCGGACGATCCCGCCGGATATACTGCTATCGGTCATTCAGGAACTCGGGCTGGCGGCCGGGAGCCTTGGGATGGTCGGGGGACAGTTCGTGGACATGGAGTCCGAGGGCCTGATCGGATCGCAGACCGTATCGGAAGAAACCCTCCGCTATGTCCATTCCCATAAAACCGGCGCGCTGATCCGCGCCGCCGTCCGGATCGGGGCGCTTCTGGGGAGGGCCGGGACGGAAGCGCTGTCTTCCGTGACGGCCTACGGGGAGAAGGCGGGACTGGCGTTCCAGGTCGCGGACGACATCCTTGATCTGGAAGGGACGGAGAAGGAAACCGGGAAGCGTGTTCGAAAAGACGATGCCCATCGCAAATTAACCTACCCGACGGTCGTGGGCCTGGAAGCGTCCAAGCGCTTTGCCGATCGGCTAATCCGCGAGGCCGATGAGGCGTTGGCCTCTTTCGGCCCCGAGGCGGATCCCCTCCGGGCGATCGCGCGGTTCATCGTCGAGAGGAAGTCTTGA
- a CDS encoding TIGR00282 family metallophosphoesterase — protein sequence MKILMIGDIIGEPGRNILARKLSHLMETYEIDFVIANGENSAGGFGITPKIAEELYLLGVDVITTGNHVWDKKEIVDYITQQPRLLRPANYPDSTPGAGSAVISLSRTEKVAVLQLMGRVFMPTTDCPFQIGWREVARLRAETPIIIVDMHAEATSEKRAMGWYLDGEVSAVVGTHTHVQTADEEILPKGTAYLTDAGMTGPMHSVIGMNKDQVIHRFLHQMPQRFEMGGGPCVISAALLTVDVNGRAQSIVRLQVKDTD from the coding sequence GTGAAAATTTTAATGATCGGGGACATTATCGGCGAGCCCGGACGGAATATTCTGGCCCGGAAGCTCAGCCATCTGATGGAGACCTACGAAATCGATTTCGTGATCGCCAACGGAGAGAATTCCGCGGGCGGGTTCGGGATCACTCCCAAGATCGCCGAAGAGTTGTACCTTCTGGGCGTCGATGTGATCACCACCGGAAACCACGTCTGGGACAAGAAGGAGATCGTGGACTATATCACGCAGCAGCCGCGTCTTCTTCGGCCGGCCAATTATCCCGATTCGACGCCCGGAGCCGGTTCGGCCGTGATCAGCCTCAGCCGGACGGAAAAGGTGGCGGTGCTTCAGTTAATGGGCCGGGTCTTCATGCCGACCACGGACTGTCCTTTCCAGATCGGCTGGCGCGAGGTCGCACGTCTCCGGGCCGAGACCCCGATCATCATCGTGGACATGCATGCCGAGGCCACCTCGGAGAAGCGGGCCATGGGGTGGTATCTGGACGGCGAGGTCAGCGCGGTCGTGGGAACCCACACCCATGTCCAGACGGCCGACGAAGAGATCCTCCCGAAGGGCACCGCCTATCTCACGGATGCCGGCATGACGGGGCCGATGCATTCGGTCATCGGAATGAATAAAGATCAAGTGATCCACCGCTTTCTGCACCAGATGCCGCAGCGGTTCGAGATGGGCGGCGGTCCGTGCGTGATTTCGGCCGCCCTCCTGACCGTCGATGTCAACGGACGGGCCCAGTCCATCGTCCGGCTGCAGGTGAAGGATACGGATTAG
- a CDS encoding TlyA family RNA methyltransferase — MISRPVKKRVKNRLDRALVDRGLADSREKAQALILAGAVEVDGARATKAGIPVEDGAAVRIREEEAGTALRYVGRGGLKLEAAIEHFGIDLEGKIAVDIGASTGGFTDCLLQHGAARVYAVDVGYGQLAWSLRRDARVRVIERTNIRTLASGRIPEPADLATIDVSFISLTKVLPKAAELLKPGGEIVALVKPQFEVGKGEVGKGGVVRDPAKRESALDGVVRFARSAGWIAKGVMPSPITGQKGNVEYLIHLVKP; from the coding sequence GTGATCTCCCGCCCCGTCAAAAAACGCGTCAAGAATCGTTTGGACCGGGCCCTGGTTGATCGCGGCCTGGCCGACAGCCGGGAGAAGGCGCAGGCCCTGATCCTGGCCGGCGCGGTCGAGGTGGACGGGGCGCGGGCGACGAAGGCCGGGATACCGGTCGAGGATGGAGCGGCCGTCCGGATTCGGGAAGAAGAGGCCGGGACGGCCCTCCGCTACGTCGGTCGCGGCGGCCTGAAGCTCGAGGCCGCGATCGAGCATTTCGGCATCGACCTCGAAGGGAAGATCGCGGTCGATATCGGCGCGTCGACCGGGGGTTTTACGGACTGTCTCCTTCAACACGGCGCGGCCCGCGTCTATGCCGTCGATGTGGGTTACGGCCAGCTGGCCTGGTCCTTGCGCCGGGACGCGCGGGTCCGGGTGATCGAGCGAACCAATATCCGAACCCTCGCGTCCGGCCGAATTCCGGAGCCCGCCGATCTGGCGACGATCGATGTTTCCTTCATCTCACTCACCAAGGTGCTGCCGAAGGCGGCCGAACTCCTGAAGCCGGGCGGTGAAATCGTGGCGCTGGTCAAGCCCCAGTTCGAGGTGGGGAAAGGAGAGGTGGGGAAGGGGGGCGTCGTCCGGGATCCGGCGAAGCGCGAAAGCGCCTTGGACGGTGTCGTCCGCTTTGCCCGATCGGCGGGATGGATCGCCAAGGGCGTAATGCCTTCGCCGATCACGGGACAAAAAGGCAATGTCGAGTATCTCATTCACCTTGTGAAACCATGA
- the xseA gene encoding exodeoxyribonuclease VII large subunit, with protein MPNASHAPILSVSALTRLIKQQLENRFVDVWVEGETSNLRMPGSGHLYFTLKDESAQLRAVLFRSSGRSVKFIPKEGQQVLCHGRMTVYEPRGEYQIVVDSIEPRGIGALQAAFEQLKERLQKEGLFDPSRKKPLPALPRRIGIVTSPTGAAIRDMLKVLNGPRARLEIVIDPVPVQGEGAAEAIAAAIDELNDRGPFDLLIVGRGGGSLEDLWAFNEEAVARAIFRSKIPVISAVGHEVDYTISDFVADHRAPTPTAAAERVIQARREWQDRVAFQRVRMGHEMQRGFDRVRSRLNVFQRALRDPRKSIEAHLLRLDELEGRIRRGLFNTLRQQAQRLRHARESLRHRSPVDRLHRLGTQTQELTKRFELQAGYYLRQKRNRLESLLTALDGLSPLAILSRGYSITRKLPELGLIKKAQEVDPGERVQVRLHQGALICRVEETEG; from the coding sequence ATGCCAAACGCTTCCCACGCCCCGATTCTTTCGGTGTCGGCCCTGACGCGGCTCATCAAGCAGCAGCTGGAGAACCGCTTCGTCGACGTCTGGGTCGAAGGAGAAACGTCCAACCTGAGAATGCCGGGCTCCGGGCACCTTTATTTCACCCTCAAGGATGAAAGCGCGCAGCTTCGGGCCGTGCTTTTTCGATCCTCGGGACGTTCCGTCAAGTTTATTCCAAAAGAAGGACAGCAGGTCCTGTGCCACGGTCGTATGACGGTCTACGAGCCGCGGGGGGAGTATCAGATCGTCGTCGATTCCATCGAGCCCCGGGGGATCGGAGCCCTCCAGGCGGCTTTCGAGCAACTGAAGGAGCGCCTTCAGAAAGAAGGCCTCTTTGATCCTTCGCGCAAAAAGCCGCTCCCGGCGCTTCCGCGCCGAATCGGCATCGTGACGTCGCCGACGGGCGCGGCGATCCGGGACATGCTCAAGGTGTTGAACGGACCCCGGGCGAGGCTGGAGATCGTGATCGATCCGGTGCCGGTCCAGGGGGAAGGCGCCGCGGAGGCCATCGCCGCGGCCATCGACGAATTAAACGACCGGGGCCCGTTCGATCTCCTGATCGTCGGACGCGGCGGCGGCTCGTTGGAAGATCTGTGGGCCTTCAACGAGGAAGCCGTTGCCCGGGCGATCTTCCGGTCCAAAATTCCGGTCATCTCGGCCGTCGGTCACGAGGTGGATTATACCATTTCGGATTTCGTCGCGGACCATCGGGCCCCCACCCCGACAGCGGCGGCCGAACGGGTGATACAGGCCCGCCGGGAATGGCAGGATCGGGTCGCATTTCAAAGGGTTCGTATGGGCCACGAAATGCAACGCGGATTCGACAGGGTCCGGAGCCGTCTGAACGTTTTTCAACGGGCGCTTCGCGATCCACGCAAGTCCATCGAAGCCCATCTGCTCCGCCTGGACGAGCTGGAGGGGCGCATCCGTCGGGGACTGTTCAACACGTTGCGGCAACAGGCCCAGCGCCTGCGGCATGCCCGTGAGAGCCTCCGGCACCGCAGCCCGGTGGACCGCCTGCACCGGCTCGGGACGCAGACTCAGGAGCTGACCAAGCGCTTTGAACTCCAGGCGGGGTATTATCTCCGCCAAAAGCGGAATCGTCTGGAATCCCTGTTGACCGCCCTGGACGGTTTAAGCCCGCTCGCCATCTTAAGCCGCGGATACAGCATTACGCGGAAGCTTCCGGAGCTGGGGCTCATCAAAAAGGCGCAGGAAGTGGATCCGGGCGAGCGCGTGCAAGTCCGCTTGCATCAAGGCGCTTTGATCTGCCGTGTCGAAGAAACCGAGGGATAA